The proteins below are encoded in one region of Manis javanica isolate MJ-LG chromosome 8, MJ_LKY, whole genome shotgun sequence:
- the AHSA1 gene encoding activator of 90 kDa heat shock protein ATPase homolog 1 isoform X1, which yields MAKWGEGDPRWIVEERADATNVNNWHWTERDASNWSTDKLKTLFLAVQVQNEEGQCEVTEVNKLDGEASINNRKGKLIFFYEWSIKLNWTGTSKSGVQYKGHVEIPNLSDENSVDEIEISVSLAKDEPHTDLLALMKEEGVKLLREAMGIYISTLKTGFTQGMILPTVNGESVEPPGQPALKTEARKTKSAPPNTQARPVGVKIPTCKITLRETFLTSPEELYRVLTTQELVQAFTHAPAVLEADKGGKFHLVDGNVSGEFTDLVPEKHIVMKWRFKSWPEGHFATITLAFIDKNGETELCMEGRGIPAPEEERTRQGWQRYYFEGIKQTFGYGARLF from the exons ATGGCCAAGTGGGGTGAGGGCGACCCACGCTGGATCGTGGAGGAGCGGGCGGACGCTACCAACGTCAACAACTGGCACTG GACAGAGAGGGATGCTTCAAATTGGTCCACAGACAAGCTGAAAACACTGTTCCTTGCAGTGCAAGTACAGAATGAGGAAGGCCAGTGTGAGGTGACAGAAGTCAATAAACTTGATGGAGAGGCATCCATTAACAATCGCAAAGGCAAACTTATCTTCTTTTATGAGTGGAGCATCAAACTAAATTGGACAG GTACCTCTAAGTCTGGAGTACAGTACAAGGGACATGTGGAGATCCCCAATTTGTCTGATGAAAACAGTGTGGATGAAATAGAG ATTAGTGTGAGCCTTGCCAAAGACGAGCCTCATACAGATCTCCTGGCCTTAATGAAGGAAGAAGGGGTGAAACTTCTAAGAGAAGCAATGGGAATTTACATCAGCACTCTCAAAACAG GGTTCACGCAGGGCATGATCTTGCCTACAGTGAATGGAGAGTCAGTGGAGCCACCTGGGCAGCCAGCACTGAAAACTGAGGCACGCAAG ACTAAGTCTGCTCCTCcaaacacccaggccagacctGTTGGTGTCAAAATCCCCACTTGTAAGATCACCCTTAGAGAAACCTTCCTGACATCACCAGAGGAGCTCTATAGAGTTCTTACCACCCAAGAG CTGGTTCAGGCCTTTACCCATGCTCCTGCAGTGTTAGAAGCAGACAAAGGTGGGAAATTTCACCTGGTAGATGGCAACGTATCTGGGGAATTCACTGATCTG GTCCCTGAAAAACATATTGTGATGAAGTGGAGGTTTAAATCTTGGCCAGAAG GGCACTTTGCTACCATCACCTTGGCCTTCATCGACAAGAATGGAGAAACTGAGCTGTGCATGGAAGGCCGAGGCATCCCTGCCCCTGAGGAAGAGAGGACACGGCAGGGTTGGCAGCGATACTACTTTGAGGGCATCAAACAGACCTTTGGATATGGTGCACGCTTGTTTTAA
- the AHSA1 gene encoding activator of 90 kDa heat shock protein ATPase homolog 1 isoform X2 translates to MRKSRTERDASNWSTDKLKTLFLAVQVQNEEGQCEVTEVNKLDGEASINNRKGKLIFFYEWSIKLNWTGTSKSGVQYKGHVEIPNLSDENSVDEIEISVSLAKDEPHTDLLALMKEEGVKLLREAMGIYISTLKTGFTQGMILPTVNGESVEPPGQPALKTEARKTKSAPPNTQARPVGVKIPTCKITLRETFLTSPEELYRVLTTQELVQAFTHAPAVLEADKGGKFHLVDGNVSGEFTDLVPEKHIVMKWRFKSWPEGHFATITLAFIDKNGETELCMEGRGIPAPEEERTRQGWQRYYFEGIKQTFGYGARLF, encoded by the exons ATGCGGAAGTCAAG GACAGAGAGGGATGCTTCAAATTGGTCCACAGACAAGCTGAAAACACTGTTCCTTGCAGTGCAAGTACAGAATGAGGAAGGCCAGTGTGAGGTGACAGAAGTCAATAAACTTGATGGAGAGGCATCCATTAACAATCGCAAAGGCAAACTTATCTTCTTTTATGAGTGGAGCATCAAACTAAATTGGACAG GTACCTCTAAGTCTGGAGTACAGTACAAGGGACATGTGGAGATCCCCAATTTGTCTGATGAAAACAGTGTGGATGAAATAGAG ATTAGTGTGAGCCTTGCCAAAGACGAGCCTCATACAGATCTCCTGGCCTTAATGAAGGAAGAAGGGGTGAAACTTCTAAGAGAAGCAATGGGAATTTACATCAGCACTCTCAAAACAG GGTTCACGCAGGGCATGATCTTGCCTACAGTGAATGGAGAGTCAGTGGAGCCACCTGGGCAGCCAGCACTGAAAACTGAGGCACGCAAG ACTAAGTCTGCTCCTCcaaacacccaggccagacctGTTGGTGTCAAAATCCCCACTTGTAAGATCACCCTTAGAGAAACCTTCCTGACATCACCAGAGGAGCTCTATAGAGTTCTTACCACCCAAGAG CTGGTTCAGGCCTTTACCCATGCTCCTGCAGTGTTAGAAGCAGACAAAGGTGGGAAATTTCACCTGGTAGATGGCAACGTATCTGGGGAATTCACTGATCTG GTCCCTGAAAAACATATTGTGATGAAGTGGAGGTTTAAATCTTGGCCAGAAG GGCACTTTGCTACCATCACCTTGGCCTTCATCGACAAGAATGGAGAAACTGAGCTGTGCATGGAAGGCCGAGGCATCCCTGCCCCTGAGGAAGAGAGGACACGGCAGGGTTGGCAGCGATACTACTTTGAGGGCATCAAACAGACCTTTGGATATGGTGCACGCTTGTTTTAA